In a single window of the Natronosalvus caseinilyticus genome:
- a CDS encoding ABC transporter ATP-binding protein, which yields MARLELKNLHAKVAEGDEQILRGVDLEVNSGEIHALMGPNGSGKSTTSKIVAGHPAYEVTEGEVLLHLEEDEFGDEIDIPEDKRTWNLLELEPNERAALGVFLGFQYPAEIEGVTMTNFLRTALNAKIEEREELFENEDEEAEEEEADDTPTTSPMEGPADEGEIGVSEFQELLREKMEQLDMDEKFAHRYLNAGFSGGEKKQNEVLQAAILEPSIAVLDEIDSGLDIDRLQDVSNGINSLRDDQGTGILQITHYQRILDYVEPDRVHIMLDGQVVKSGNANLAEQLEDKGYDWVREEVYETA from the coding sequence ATGGCACGCCTAGAACTCAAAAATCTGCACGCGAAAGTAGCTGAGGGCGACGAACAGATCCTGCGCGGCGTCGACCTCGAGGTCAACTCGGGCGAGATCCACGCCCTGATGGGACCGAACGGCTCCGGGAAGTCGACGACCTCGAAGATCGTCGCTGGCCACCCGGCCTACGAGGTCACCGAGGGTGAGGTCCTGCTCCACCTCGAGGAGGACGAGTTCGGCGACGAGATCGACATTCCCGAGGACAAGCGCACCTGGAACCTGCTCGAGCTCGAGCCCAACGAGCGCGCAGCGCTGGGCGTCTTCCTCGGCTTCCAGTACCCGGCCGAGATCGAGGGCGTTACGATGACGAACTTCCTGCGGACGGCGCTCAACGCGAAGATCGAGGAGCGCGAGGAGTTGTTCGAGAACGAAGACGAGGAAGCAGAGGAAGAAGAAGCAGACGACACGCCCACCACGTCGCCGATGGAAGGCCCCGCCGACGAGGGCGAGATCGGCGTCTCCGAGTTCCAGGAGCTCCTCCGGGAGAAGATGGAACAGCTCGACATGGACGAGAAGTTCGCCCACCGCTACCTCAACGCCGGCTTCTCCGGCGGGGAGAAAAAGCAGAACGAAGTGCTCCAGGCCGCGATTCTCGAGCCCTCGATCGCCGTCCTCGACGAGATCGACTCCGGGCTCGACATCGACCGCCTCCAGGACGTCTCTAATGGGATCAACTCCCTGCGCGACGACCAGGGCACGGGCATCCTCCAGATCACGCACTACCAGCGCATCCTCGACTACGTCGAACCCGACCGCGTCCACATTATGCTCGACGGTCAGGTCGTCAAGAGCGGCAATGCCAACCTCGCCGAGCAACTCGAGGACAAGGGGTACGACTGGGTGCGCGAGGAGGTCTACGAGACCGCGTAA
- the sufB gene encoding Fe-S cluster assembly protein SufB encodes MSSEQDHLKDTDTEARFEFKKEERSAVKSGKGLTEEVVNLISDDKDEPDWMRERRLRALRQYHAMPLPTDWPGQPDLTELDIEEIVPYIRPDVDKREGVDDWDELPDDIKDTFEQLGIPEAERKALSGVGAQYESEVVYQNMQEQWEEKGVIFMNMDQAVKEHPEIVKEHFMTTCVPPSDNKFAALHGAVWSGGSFVYVPEDVTVEMPVQAYFRMNSEGMGQFEHTLIVAEPGSEVHYIEGCSAPKYGKHNLHSGGVEVFVKEGAHVQYSTVQNWSKNTYNLNTKRAIVEADGTMEWVSGSMGSKATMLYPCSILKGRGATDTHITIAFAGEGQNIDTGAKVYHNAPDTKSTIESKSISKDGGRTNYRGLVHIADGAENSSTAVECDALMFDNESTSDTMPYMEIEESKVDVAHEATVGKIGDEDIFYLQSRGLDDDDAKKMIVAGFIEPITEELPIEYAVELNRLIELEMEGSLG; translated from the coding sequence ATGAGTTCAGAACAAGACCACCTCAAAGACACCGACACCGAAGCTAGGTTCGAGTTCAAGAAAGAAGAGCGCTCGGCCGTCAAATCGGGGAAGGGGTTGACCGAAGAAGTCGTCAACCTCATCAGCGACGACAAGGACGAGCCCGACTGGATGCGCGAGCGCCGCCTGCGCGCGCTTCGGCAGTACCACGCGATGCCGCTCCCGACGGACTGGCCCGGCCAGCCGGACCTGACCGAGCTCGACATCGAAGAAATCGTCCCCTACATCCGCCCGGACGTCGACAAGCGCGAAGGCGTCGACGACTGGGACGAACTCCCCGACGATATCAAGGACACGTTCGAACAGCTCGGCATTCCGGAAGCCGAGCGGAAGGCGCTCTCGGGCGTCGGCGCGCAGTACGAGTCCGAGGTCGTCTACCAGAACATGCAAGAACAGTGGGAGGAGAAGGGCGTCATCTTCATGAACATGGACCAGGCGGTCAAGGAGCACCCCGAGATCGTCAAGGAACACTTCATGACGACCTGCGTCCCCCCGAGCGACAACAAGTTCGCCGCGCTTCACGGCGCGGTCTGGTCGGGCGGCTCGTTCGTCTACGTCCCCGAGGACGTCACGGTCGAGATGCCCGTCCAGGCGTACTTCCGGATGAACAGCGAGGGGATGGGCCAGTTCGAGCACACGCTCATCGTCGCCGAACCCGGTTCGGAGGTCCACTACATCGAGGGCTGTTCGGCCCCGAAGTACGGCAAGCACAACCTCCACAGCGGGGGCGTCGAAGTCTTCGTCAAGGAGGGCGCACACGTCCAGTACTCCACCGTGCAGAACTGGTCGAAGAACACCTACAACCTCAACACCAAGCGCGCCATCGTCGAGGCCGACGGGACGATGGAGTGGGTTTCGGGCTCGATGGGCTCGAAGGCCACCATGCTCTACCCGTGTTCGATCCTCAAGGGTCGCGGCGCGACCGACACCCACATCACCATCGCGTTCGCGGGCGAGGGTCAGAACATCGACACCGGCGCGAAGGTCTACCACAACGCGCCGGACACGAAGTCGACGATCGAGTCGAAGTCCATCTCGAAGGACGGCGGCCGCACCAATTATCGTGGACTCGTCCACATCGCCGACGGCGCCGAGAACTCCTCCACCGCGGTGGAGTGCGACGCGTTGATGTTCGACAACGAGTCGACCTCGGACACCATGCCGTACATGGAGATCGAGGAGTCGAAGGTCGACGTCGCCCACGAGGCCACCGTCGGCAAGATCGGCGACGAGGACATCTTCTACCTCCAGTCCCGTGGGCTGGACGACGACGACGCCAAGAAGATGATCGTCGCTGGGTTCATCGAACCCATCACGGAGGAACTGCCGATCGAGTACGCGGTCGAACTCAACCGTCTCATCGAACTCGAGATGGAGGGAAGCCTCGGATAA
- the sufD gene encoding Fe-S cluster assembly protein SufD, whose translation MSTQVHANLTPEQVREISGDLEEPEWMLETRLEALEALEELDMPDVIRTPGRNWTNLHGLDFESLVDPLNAAEEKDQVGPDDVDVLPWAEAIDEHEDLVREHFGSIVDPQENYLTALSTALFSTGTVIYVPEGVDAEDVTIRTEMHSRSLFNYTLVVTEDSSSVTILERQSTGTELDEEQYYSGIVEIAAGENSYVQYGSLQNLSEDSYCFSAKRGETDTYATINWIEGNIGTKLTKTETSTLLSGDSSETQIVGAFFGHDDQHFDIDAKVWHRAEHTTADLVTRGVTDDTARSVYEGVQDVGKDAWDTSSYQRENTLMLSDESEADASPKLIINNHDTEASHSATVGQIDAEDLLYMTSRGVSPRLARNMLVEGFFVPVLEEVAVDELREDLEDLIQARLE comes from the coding sequence ATGAGCACGCAGGTACACGCCAATCTGACGCCGGAACAGGTACGCGAGATTTCGGGGGACCTCGAGGAACCCGAGTGGATGCTCGAGACCCGTCTCGAGGCCCTCGAAGCCCTCGAGGAACTGGACATGCCGGACGTGATCCGGACGCCGGGTCGCAACTGGACGAACCTCCACGGGCTCGACTTCGAGTCCCTGGTCGACCCGCTCAACGCTGCTGAAGAGAAGGACCAGGTCGGCCCCGACGACGTCGACGTGCTCCCGTGGGCGGAAGCGATCGACGAGCACGAGGACCTCGTGCGCGAGCACTTCGGTTCCATCGTCGATCCCCAGGAGAACTACCTGACGGCGCTGTCGACGGCGCTGTTCAGCACCGGGACCGTGATCTACGTCCCCGAGGGCGTCGACGCCGAGGACGTCACGATCCGGACCGAGATGCACTCCCGGTCGCTGTTCAACTACACGCTCGTCGTCACCGAGGACTCGAGTTCGGTGACGATCCTCGAGCGCCAGTCCACCGGGACGGAACTCGACGAGGAGCAGTACTACAGCGGCATCGTCGAGATCGCCGCCGGCGAGAACAGCTACGTCCAGTACGGGAGCCTCCAGAACCTCTCGGAGGACTCCTATTGCTTCAGCGCCAAGCGCGGCGAGACCGACACCTACGCCACGATCAACTGGATCGAGGGCAACATCGGGACGAAGCTCACGAAGACCGAGACCTCGACGCTGCTCTCCGGGGACTCCTCGGAGACCCAGATCGTCGGCGCCTTCTTCGGCCACGACGACCAGCACTTCGACATCGACGCGAAGGTCTGGCACCGCGCCGAGCACACGACCGCAGACCTCGTGACCCGCGGCGTCACCGACGACACCGCCCGCTCGGTCTACGAGGGCGTTCAGGACGTCGGCAAGGACGCCTGGGACACGAGTTCCTACCAGCGCGAGAACACCCTGATGTTGAGCGACGAGTCCGAAGCCGACGCCTCGCCGAAGCTCATCATCAACAACCACGACACCGAGGCCAGTCACTCCGCGACGGTCGGCCAGATCGACGCGGAGGACCTGCTGTACATGACCTCGCGCGGGGTCTCCCCGCGACTCGCGCGCAACATGCTCGTGGAGGGCTTCTTCGTGCCCGTGCTCGAGGAGGTCGCCGTCGACGAGCTGCGTGAGGATCTCGAGGACCTGATTCAGGCGCGTCTCGAGTAG